One Deltaproteobacteria bacterium genomic region harbors:
- a CDS encoding response regulator, which yields MGDTILVVDDSADIALISARMLTQRGFAVITAHDGAEALAMVERQRPSLVLLDVMMPGMSGLDVLRALKADPATATIPIIMVTAKSTDDDLLSGYQQGADYYITKPFTADELIYGVSLALGRQVAQPAPRAT from the coding sequence ATGGGAGACACCATCCTCGTCGTCGACGACAGCGCGGACATCGCGCTCATCAGCGCGCGCATGCTCACGCAGCGCGGCTTCGCCGTGATCACGGCCCACGACGGCGCCGAGGCGCTCGCGATGGTCGAGCGCCAGCGCCCGAGCCTGGTGCTGCTCGACGTCATGATGCCCGGCATGAGCGGGCTCGACGTACTCCGCGCGCTGAAGGCGGATCCCGCGACGGCGACCATCCCGATCATCATGGTGACCGCGAAGTCGACCGACGACGACCTGCTGAGCGGCTACCAACAGGGCGCCGACTACTACATCACCAAGCCCTTCACCGCCGACGAGCTGATCTACGGCGTGAGCTTGGCGCTCGGGCGCCAGGTCGCGCAGCCGGCGCCGCGCGCGACCTGA
- a CDS encoding response regulator, translating to MADTILVVDDNENATRMTARMLSGLGFEVRTALDGPDALAQIAERHPDCILLDVMMPRMSGLEVLSRLKRDPATTAIPVILLTAKSQDEDVLTGYKEGAEYYLTKPCTTRDLAYGIRLVLGNHRPQGASAAG from the coding sequence ATGGCCGACACGATCCTGGTGGTCGACGACAACGAGAACGCCACCCGCATGACCGCCCGCATGCTCTCCGGACTCGGCTTCGAGGTGCGGACGGCGCTCGACGGCCCGGACGCGCTCGCGCAGATCGCCGAGCGCCACCCGGACTGTATCCTCCTCGACGTCATGATGCCGCGCATGAGCGGCCTCGAGGTGCTGTCGCGCCTGAAGCGCGATCCCGCGACGACCGCCATCCCCGTCATCCTGCTGACCGCGAAGAGCCAGGACGAGGACGTGCTGACCGGCTACAAGGAGGGCGCCGAGTACTACCTCACGAAGCCCTGCACGACGCGCGACCTGGCCTACGGCATCCGGCTGGTGCTCGGGAACCACCGCCCCCAGGGGGCGAGCGCCGCCGGCTGA